One Plasmodium relictum strain SGS1 genome assembly, chromosome: 2 genomic region harbors:
- a CDS encoding GTP-binding protein, putative: MAPKKKEEEQKILLGRPKNTLKMGLVGLPNVGKSTTFNVLTKLNIPAENYPFCTIDPHEAKVTVEDERFDWLVNHFKPKSSVHAYLSIFDIAGLVKNAHLGEGLGNNFLSNISAVDGIYHVVRAFENEDIIHTEGNINPIRDLEIINSELIYKDISHCERNLEEISKVLNRNKKDKIKQNEHDVLTTVLNHLKEHKWIKDGNWKNAEVEVINDFNFLTAKPVVYLVNMSEEDFIRQKNKYLAKIYNWVQEKNKGTIIPYCADFEQKILSMTEEEKIEYFKKNNIKQSMLNKIIKTGYYEINLIHFFTCGQDEVKCWTIRKGTKAPQAAGVIHTDFEKGFICAEVYKYTDLVEHKSESEVKANGKYLQKGKDYVIEDGDIVFFKFNVSSGKK, translated from the exons atggctccaaagaaaaaggaagaagagcaaaaaatattattaggaag acctaaaaatacattaaaaatgGGATTAGTTGGTTTACCTAATGTag ggAAATCTACTACTTTTAATGTATTGACGAAATTAAATATACCTGCTGAGAATTATCCTTTTTGTACAATAGATCCACATGAGGCAAAGGTTACTGTTGAAGATGAGAGATTTGATTGGTTAGTAAATCATTTTAAGCCTAAAAGTTCTGTTCACGCTTACTTATCTATTTTTGATATAGCTGGATTAGTTAAAAATGCTCATTTAGGAGAAGGGTTaggaaataattttttgtcaAATATATCAGCAGTAGATGGGATATATCATGTTGTAAGGGCTtttgaaaatgaagatataaTTCATACTGAGGGTAACATAAACCCAATAAGAGATTTAGAAATAATTAATTCcgaattaatttataaagatATTAGTCATTGTGAAAGAAACTTAGAAGAAATAAGTAAAGTTTTAAATAGAAacaaaaaagataaaattaagcAAAATGAACACGATGTATTAACAACtgttttaaatcatttaaaagAACACAAATGGATTAAAGATGGAAATTGGAAAAATGCTGAAGTTGAAGTTATTAATGACTTTAACTTTTTAACAGCAAAACCTGTTGTTTACCTAGTTAATATGAGTGAAGAAGATTTTATaagacaaaaaaataaatacttagcaaaaatatataactgGGTAcaggaaaaaaataaaggtaCTATTATACCTTATTGTGCAGATTTTGAACAGAAAATATTAAGTATGacagaagaagaaaaaatagaatattttaaaaaaaataatattaaacaaAGTATGttgaataaaattataaaaacaggatattatgaaattaatctaattcatttttttacatGTGGTCAAGATGAAGTAAAGTGTTGGACTATTCGAAAAGGAACAAAAGCTCCTCAAGCAGCTGGCGTAATCCACACTGATTTTGAAAAAGGATTTATATGTGCTGAAGTATACAAATATACGGACTTAGTTGAACATAAATCTGAGAGTGAAGTAAAGGCTAATGgaaaatatttacaaaaagGTAAAGATTATGTAATAGAAGATGGAGATATCGTATTTTTCAAGTTTAATGTATCATcaggaaaaaaataa
- a CDS encoding PelOta protein homologue, putative, whose product MLKMKLLYKKRDNNNMIISLLTEESDDLWYVYNLISINDEIEAFTSRKVHKDIGNNSYVTEIKKLVLILSITKIDFDSESNSLRVSGKNVKNNDYVKIGQYHTFDIGINEKIKIIKKNWDIIYNEKLEECTNIKMYSEVGILLIDCGCANMYLLTDSLYKSIFSINKIIHKKKEKNNNSLYKKSLENFFSAVLNNLYVNLNFEKIKCIVLGGPGFFKNDFFDFIYKKSEQKDNKEMLGIKHKFLIVKTSSIYKNSLNEILNDENMKKEILNMKAISHVNILNKFYKLFDKNEEKVCYGPKEVDYASNMNAIDSLLITDKTLRNCDLNRRKRYVQLLQNVKNTGGKVFIFSDNHTSGEQLNSLTGVAAILKFPIFYENSLKEYPNDRENNQLNQKLLIYDVNDNIKKETNFFS is encoded by the coding sequence atgttGAAAATGAAGTTATTATATAAGAAAAGAGATAACAATAATATGATTATATCATTACTTACTGAAGAAAGTGATGACTTGTGGtatgtatataatttaataagtATTAATGATGAAATAGAAGCATTTACTTCAAGAAAAGTTCATAAAGATATTGGTAATAATTCATATGTTacagaaattaaaaaattagttttaattttatcaatTACTAAAATAGATTTTGACTCTGAAAGCAATAGCTTAAGAGTATCTGGAAAGAATGTAAAGAATAATGATTATGTTAAAATTGGTCAATATCACACATTTGATATAGGTATTAatgagaaaataaaaattataaagaaaaattggGATATcatttataatgaaaaactAGAAGAAtgtacaaatataaaaatgtattcaGAAGTTGGAATTCTTTTAATTGATTGCGGTTGTGcaaatatgtatttattaaCAGATAGCttatataaaagtatttttagtattaataaaattatacataaaaaaaaggaaaaaaataacaattctttatataaaaaatcattaGAAAATTTCTTTAGTGCtgtattaaataatttatacgtaaatttaaattttgaaaaaataaaatgtattgTTTTAGGTGGGCCtggtttttttaaaaacgacttttttgattttatttacaaaaaatcagaacaaaaagataataaagaaatgtTAGGTATTaaacataaatttttaatagttAAAACTTCtagtatttataaaaattctttaaatgaaattttaaacgatgaaaatatgaaaaaggAAATTCTTAATATGAAAGCTATATCTcatgtaaatattttaaataaattttataaacttTTTGATAAAAACGAAGAAAAAGTTTGCTACGGTCCAAAAGAAGTGGACTATGCTTCAAATATGAATGCAATTGATTCATTATTAATAACAGATAAAACATTGAGAAATTGTGATCTTAacagaagaaaaagatatgttcaattattacaaaatgtaaaaaatacaGGAGGAAaggtttttattttttctgatAATCATACATCTGGAGAACAATTAAATTCTTTAACAGGAGTTGCAgctattttaaaatttccaattttttatgaaaatagtTTAAAGGAATATCCAAATGATAGGGAAAATAATCAGTTAAATCAAAAACTACTGATATACGAtgtaaatgataatataaaaaaagaaacaaacTTTTTTTCATGA
- the PSOP1 gene encoding secreted ookinete protein, putative produces the protein MNVLLILSFFLYTISSLKIIRRDQHQHLDDLLARELEKRGLGGKRLNIREQINYQRKNNYELYVTPDGELKHERYNVNEPRQKMKNNEHVRYLINDLEILHGVYPFSGRDVDKVLKETLKPPSLCFMLAGLLINDLNKINIENSPIYGFLINGEKDGLNVKNVLEISVILSNVTVPLGSYFFPNVKIYPYQIPFLVGFYSNKYGYKESKISYLCSLPHFLIDVVHTSSSGLVFNFNGNEISFRELFPATLKHSMEIPSFLPVKREDPHESERSKLLSKLQKYSEEVPYRSVKDAKIEGEGIENPAERILVTKTFSAARDKVKNLFSSSGRSSMDINSIVLYFLALGQNIFPKTKPLSLYRVTMVKIENVQVDSAGFLSSFQVELVVNDNEKSISEGSVHGKKILVPREILRTPSIIYEVPITYGLYINAMGLVYGFGGFYFPLSKALPYNVQSLAAYVQKSDSSTPSTSPSTPPPSTTHGSTPSYRTRSSSYPSTRSSYSPTRSSSAQTPYGSPHIRRYNSAPSYLANSRSSSPNPSSSPSPPS, from the coding sequence ATGAatgtattattaattttatcatttttcctttatactatttcatctttaaaaattataagaagAGATCAACATCAACATCTTGATGATCTCTTAGCAAGGGAGTTAGAAAAAAGGGGCCTCGGTGGTAAACGATTGAATATAAGAGAGCAAATTAACtatcaaagaaaaaataattacgaATTATATGTTACTCCAGATGGAGAACTTAAACATGAAAGATATAATGTGAATGAACCAAGacagaaaatgaagaataaTGAGCATGTCAGGTATTTGATAAATGATTTAGAAATACTGCATGGTGTTTATCCATTTAGTGGAAGAGATGTTGATAAAGTATTAAAAGAAACATTAAAACCACCATCATTATGCTTTATGCTTGCTGgattattaataaatgatttaaataaaataaatattgagAATTCGCCAATTTATGGTTTTTTGATTAATGGAGAAAAAGATGGTCTTAATGTAAAGAATGTTTTGGAAATCAGTGTTATTTTGTCAAATGTTACTGTTCCCTTGGGTAGTTATTTCTTCCCAAATGTAAAGATATATCCTTACCAAATACCATTTTTAGTTGGATTTTATAGTAATAAATATGGTTATAAAGAATCAAAGATATCATATTTATGTTCATTACCACATTTCCTAATTGATGTAGTGCATACATCTTCCAGTGGActtgtttttaattttaatggaAATGAAATTAGTTTCAGAGAATTGTTTCCAGCAACATTGAAACATTCCATGGAAATACCCAGCTTTTTACCTGTTAAAAGAGAAGATCCACATGAAAGTGAAAGAAGTAAATTATTAAGTAAACTTCAAAAATATTCAGAAGAAGTTCCATATAGGAGTGTGAAGGACGCAAAAATAGAAGGTGAAGGAATTGAAAACCCAGCAGAAAGAATATTAGTAACTAAAACATTTTCTGCTGCTAGagataaagtaaaaaatttattttcaagCTCAGGTAGGTCTTCTATGGATATAAATTCAATagtattatactttttagcTTTAGGCCAAAATATATTTCCAAAAACAAAACCTTTATCATTATATAGAGTAACTATggtaaaaattgaaaatgtACAAGTAGATAGTGCAGGATTTTTATCAAGCTTTCAAGTAGAATTGGTTGTAAATGACAATGAAAAGTCTATTTCAGAAGGAAGTGTAcatggaaaaaaaatattagtacCTAGAGAAATTCTTCGTACACCATCTATAATCTACGAAGTTCCAATTACTTATGGGCTTTATATAAATGCAATGGGATTAGTATATGGATTTGGTGgtttttattttccattGAGTAAAGCACTTCCTTATAATGTACAAAGTTTGGCAGCATATGTACAAAAATCTGATTCTTCTACTCCTTCTACTTCTCCTTCTACCCCTCCTCCTTCAACTACTCATGGCTCTACTCCTTCTTATCGTACTCGTTCTTCATCTTATCCATCTACTAGATCATCTTATTCACCAACTAGATCATCTTCTGCTCAGACTCCTTATGGTTCTCCCCATATCCGTCGTTATAATTCTGCTCCATCTTATCTTGCTAATTCCCGTTCTTCTTCTCCTAATCCTAGTTCTAGTCCTTCCCCCCCCTCTTAG
- a CDS encoding ubiquitin carboxyl-terminal hydrolase, putative, producing the protein MFHLIIYTEENANKIENFLTLFENLYDCDGNKIEEKNNEKNHLENYDCKDNILLKEKIEDKKLKEKELIDYKYELCIRKNKIQYYTSDFLQLYINNENNFDIYLIDEDETTSIDDNISDNKNRRLKKNEEKRIEEKDDKKNEEDIISSKDDKSIDANLPLQRSHILFILSLPKHFSFYDFFSLIHEFTDFISFVKIFYIKSNFNFLKKNCYSKNSFSKDHKKYVKKYKNKENKENNEEVKKEDEHTDKNYIRNNSNNILSKQNIDISNKKDHRKNKEDKKDKKIEINVNCEEKNKKDFRKKINKREKSKKNDNTNSFCICEDKEVDYKQKKNFKKANDKDNIIEKKNSNISLSIENSIENSNNKSNEDDDNNSVKYDYVLSSSSSLYSDYYSCDLLNKFGNEIIDNNISNRKNILSTETNVKKKKKKKSSNSSNSDLLDENKKKRNDLNNYFSSLFCKDELLLSYQKIYNILKRNLKKKRKIECYSVLIIFKTQIYADMFYKKFHCKNLEILMKIKYPEYKINAYENWYIYCVFVNLIYYIVDHKIKSKETDFNYNINRKTEIGKSNDLEIKKNNNRLDIDNNKYEKDYKNNSKKNKLDENNLNESNLNEQNKSQKYLSENCINERKTEEKILSKNSVTENYLREKGVIKKKYAFKLFDINNYENFLRNIIIDSNICIPVCLICIELLDNEIYYILTRNKKWNIIKRRNKNCSDYINLSCNVCTLIYFYDVISKVFNSHAYDHLKKNLSKEELNNVLTNHLLEDDEKKLEENKNRKEENNKGKKDKDEKYDQYCCIEKNTINKKYILKKIDKIVLKFLKLNEIINTLKCKHCDNTDDIWLCLICSNTGCGRYQKGHAKMHSSNYNHNYCINLKTKKIWNYLQDTFIKEKMDKQSEESKIGNSDFSFDYYYSHNCPNSEMKNNNIIYYDNEENITEIQNFNVDGMYEYNSHIYNKIYDIFANDIYINDNLKNELLYILYSQLSHESNIYNNILTDIQYKYLNKLESKKKIIKNIHEKINEIKNQNKNIENYIVDIENAIKVKNSEKTTIQDKIKFYRDLNNNIIIQKKLDKTKTINNEDENDTKKIKRLNETIKNLESQVNDLLINL; encoded by the coding sequence ATgtttcatttaataatatatacagAAGAAAATgcaaataaaatagaaaattttttaaccttatttgaaaatttatatgattGTGATGGAAATAAAATTGAagagaaaaataatgaaaaaaatcatttagAAAATTATGACTGTaaagataatattttattgaaagaaaaaatagaagataagaaattaaaagaaaaagaattaattgattataaatatgaattatgcataagaaaaaataaaatacaatatTATACATCTGattttttacaattatatataaacaatgaaaataattttgatataTACTTGATTGATGAAGATGAAACAACAAGTATAGATGATAACATTTCAGATAACAAAAACAGGagattaaagaaaaatgaagaaaaaaggatagaagaaaaagatgataaaaaaaatgaagaagacaTTATATCATCTAAGGATGATAAATCTATTGATGCTAATCTTCCTTTGCAGAGATCGcatattttgtttattttatcgCTTCCAaaacatttttctttttatgattttttttcattaatacaTGAATTTACtgattttatttcttttgtgaaaatcttttatattaaaagtaattttaattttttaaaaaaaaattgttattcaaaaaattctttttcaaaagatcataaaaaatatgtgaaaaaatataagaataaagaaaataaagaaaataatgaagaagtTAAGAAGGAGGATGAGCATACTGATAAAAATTACATTCGTAACAATTCAAACAATATTTTAAGTAAAcaaaatatagatatatcTAATAAGAAAGAtcatagaaaaaataaagaagataaaaaagacaaaaaaatagaaattaatGTAAAttgtgaagaaaaaaataaaaaagattttagaaaaaagattaataaaagagaaaaaagcaaaaaaaatgataacaCTAATTCATTTTGTATATGTGAGGATAAAGAAGTGGATtataagcaaaaaaaaaattttaaaaaggcaaatgataaagataatataattgaaaagaaaaattctaATATATCATTAAGCATAGAGAATAGTATagaaaatagtaataataagagtaatgaagatgatgataataatagtGTAAAATATGACTATGTATTAAGTAGTAGTTCAAGTTTATACTCAGATTATTACAGTTGTGATTTATTAAACAAATTCGGAAATGAAATAATTGACaataatatttctaataggaaaaatattttaagcaCTGAAActaatgttaaaaaaaaaaaaaaaaaaaaatcatctAATAGCAGTAATTCTGATTTAttagatgaaaataaaaaaaaaagaaatgatttaaataattatttttcttccCTTTTTTGTAAAGATGAACTTTTATTATcttatcaaaaaatatacaatatCTTAAAAAggaatttgaaaaaaaaaagaaaaatagaatGTTATTcagtattaataatttttaaaacacaGATATATGCTGAtatgttttataaaaaatttcattgtaaaaatttagaaattttaatgaaaataaaatatccagaatataaaataaatgctTATGAAAATTGGTATATTTATTGTGTATttgtaaatttaatatattatatagttgaccataaaataaaaagtaaagaaacagattttaattataatataaatagaaaaacaGAAATAGGGAAATCAAATgatttagaaataaaaaaaaataataatagattAGATATTGATAacaataaatatgaaaaagactacaaaaataattctaaaaaaaataagttagatgaaaataatttaaatgaaagcAATTTAAATGAACAAAATAAAAGTCAGAAATATTTAAGTGAAAATTGCataaatgaaagaaaaacagaagaaaaaattttaagtaaaaatagtGTAActgaaaattatttaagaGAAAAAGgtgtaataaaaaagaaatatgcTTTCAAACTTTTTGATATAAacaattatgaaaattttttaagaaatattataatagaTTCAAACATATGCATACCTGTATGTTTAATATGCATAGAGTTATTagataatgaaatatattatatattaactagaaataaaaaatggaatATTATAAAGAGAAGAAACAAAAATTGTTCtgattatattaatttatccTGTAATGTTTGTACtctgatatatttttatgatgtTATATCAAAAGTATTTAATAGCCATGCTTATGATCatctgaaaaaaaatttaagtaaaGAAGAGCTAAATAATGTTTTAACAAATCATTTATTAGaagatgatgaaaaaaaattggaagaaaataaaaatcgaAAAGAGGAAAACAACAAaggaaaaaaagataaagatgaaaaataTGATCAATATTGCTGTATAGagaaaaatacaataaataaaaaatatattttaaaaaaaattgataaaatagttttaaagtttttaaaattaaatgaaataatcaATACATTAAAATGTAAACATTGTGATAACACTGATGATATTTGGTTATGTTTAATTTGCTCTAATACTGGTTGTGGCAGATATCAAAAAGGCCATGCAAAAATGCATAGTTCAAATTATAATCATAATTAttgtataaatttaaaaacaaagaaaataTGGAATTATTTACAAGatacttttataaaagaaaaaatggatAAACAAAGTGAAGAGAGCAAAATTGGAAATTCCgatttttcttttgattACTATTATTCTCATAACTGTCCAAACAgtgaaatgaaaaataataatattatatattatgataatgaagaaaatattacAGAAATACAAAATTTCAATGTTGATGGCATGTATGAATATAATAGTcacatttataataaaatatatgatatatttgcaaatgatatttatattaatgataatttaaaaaatgaacttttatacattttataTTCACAGTTATCTCATGAAtccaatatatataataatatattaacgGACATTCAATATAAATATCTAAATAAATtagaatcaaaaaaaaaaataattaaaaatattcacgaaaaaataaatgaaataaaaaatcaaaataagAATATCGAAAATTATATAGTTGATATTGAAAATgcaataaaagtaaaaaatagtGAAAAAACAACAATAcaagataaaattaaattttatagagatttaaataataatataatcattcaaaaaaaattagacaAAACTAAAACaattaataatgaagatgaaaatgatactaaaaaaattaaaaggttaaatgaaacaataaaaaatttagagtCGCAAgtaaatgatttattaataaatctttaa
- the RALP1 gene encoding rhoptry-associated leucine zipper-like protein 1, putative, whose protein sequence is MKVLIFLIFFQYIFNSNTLIKTSNDISNAKIYTIDNPNSINSEVTVKNIKIENINESLKNSKNKGCCNNINKDNEKKKEKTENNENNIENEKSIEEAKGSENNQKEEQEQELEEYQDLEIEQEEEKYNESQNNDLEEEEKYNESQNNDLEEEEENNENKNNDLEKEEEEENSENKNNDLEQDQKQENREKGGGNQQKQEEREQNRIERKELERREMEKKEKERREKEKEREREKEIEREKEREREKEREREKEREREREREKEREREREREKEREREREKEREREREKEREREREKREIKRKISEIIEKKKEKNFNESIKAFKNNKNMNNNLNITTDEDNKNLDKSRKNNLNLSCNKTSDTSTNKIKHLLEEKEENISNNNLRIIENHDYDRNKREKVDEAISNDENNNNFTMNNDLIYEERKQKILLIHVLKNIKDLLDRQRENFYNFLSFLSENYASYENLYSNKKNVNYIDKLLNKRRRRKKKRNFTASSFLSIKDSLHHLESINNTFIKNNNEENNSNTKPENINIKYEEEKKENGDNKKESENINQLKNTLDKMIESNDISDKQKDYILLIKNILDIEDNILNKEKIQYNINQQIISILNEKSNNLKDIALKLSNENKELQNSQRVDLAQNIVSNLLNISVELKNTGNIVYNNIQGQGELLQNIEKSINETQRDLQNTHVFTSKNNTSRSNSNENENKVKELKKINEMKEYQNNCNNKNKNNNINDNFNSLSLQNYNSSESLIQTKNYYKKFKVDESMKKYFFNRFIKEAVMLKKLYRMLYDIF, encoded by the coding sequence atgaaagtccttatttttttaatcttttttcaatatatttttaactcAAATACTCTTATTAAAACGTCTAACGATATATCTAATGCAAAGATATATACAATTGACAATCCAAATAGTATAAATTCTGAAGTTACAgtcaaaaatattaaaatcgaaaatattaatgaatcactaaaaaatagtaaaaacaAAGGATGCTGTAATAACATCAATAaggataatgaaaaaaaaaaggaaaagacagagaataatgaaaataatatagaaaatgagAAAAGTATAGAGGAAGCAAAAGGTTCAGAAAATAACCAAAAAGAAGAGCAAGAACAGGAGCTTGAGGAATATCAGGATTTAGAAATAGAACaggaagaagaaaaatataatgaaagcCAAAACAATGATttagaagaagaagaaaaatataatgaaagcCAAAACAATGATttagaagaagaagaagaaaataatgaaaacaaaaacaatgatttagaaaaagaagaagaagaagaaaatagtgaaaacaaaaacaatGACTTAGAACAAGATCAAAAGCAAGAAAATAGAGAAAAAGGCGGTGGAAATCAGCAAAAACAAGAGGAAAGAGAACAAAATCGTATAGAAAGAAAAGAATTAGAAAGAAGAGAGatggaaaaaaaagagaaagaaagaagagaaaaagaaaaagaaagagaaagagaaaaagaaatagaaagagaaaaagaaagagaaagagaaaaagaaagagaaagagaaaaagaaagagaaagagaaagagaaagagaaaaagaaagagaaagagaaagagaaagagaaaaagaaagagaaagagaaagagaaaaagaaagagaaagagaaagagaaaaagaaagagaaagagaaagagagaaaagagaaataaaaagaaaaataagtgaaataatagaaaaaaaaaaagaaaaaaactttaATGAAAGCATTAAagcttttaaaaataataaaaacatgaATAACAACCTTAACATAACAACAGATGAAGATAATAAGAATTTGGATAAATCccgtaaaaataatttaaatttgagTTGTAATAAAACGAGTGATACATCaactaataaaataaaacatttactagaagaaaaagaggaaaatatttctaataataatttgaGGATTATAGAAAATCATGATTATGatagaaataaaagagaaaaagtaGATGAAGCCATATccaatgatgaaaataataataattttacaatGAATAATGACTTAATATATGAAGAACGAAagcaaaaaatattattaattcacgttttaaagaatataaaagatCTTTTAGATAGACAAAGAGAAAacttttacaattttttatcatttttaagtGAAAATTATGCAAGTTATGAAAATTTGTATtcaaataagaaaaatgtgAATTATATTGACAAATTACTTAACAAAAGAAGacgaagaaaaaaaaaaagaaattttacaGCATCATCTTTTTTAAGCATAAAGGATTCGTTGCATCATCTAGaaagtataaataatacttttataaaaaataataatgaagaaaataattcaaatacaAAACCtgaaaacataaatataaaatatgaagaagaaaaaaaagaaaatggtgataataaaaaagaatctGAAAATATCaatcaattaaaaaatacattagATAAAATGATAGAGTCGAATGACATTAGCGATAAACAAAaagattatatattattaataaaaaatatattagatatagaagataatatattaaataaagaaaaaatacaatataatataaatcaacagattatttctatattaaaTGAGAAATCAAATAACCTAAAAGATATTGCTCTAAAATTaagtaatgaaaataaagaactTCAAAATTCACAACGCGTTGATTTAGCTCAAAACATTGtttcaaatttattaaacatttcagttgaattaaaaaatacagGTAATAttgtttataataatattcaaGGTCAAGGTGAACTTCTtcaaaatatagaaaaaagtataaatgaAACACAAAGAGATCTTCAAAATACCCATGTTTTCacatcaaaaaataatacaagtAGATCTAAtagtaatgaaaatgaaaataaagtaaaggaattaaaaaaaataaacgaAATGAAAGAATATCAAAATAattgtaataataaaaataaaaacaacaacataaatgataattttaattcattaagtttacaaaattataattctTCAGAAAGTCTCATTCAAACTAAAaactattataaaaaatttaaagttGATGAatcaatgaaaaaatatttttttaacagatttattaaagaagcagtaatgttaaaaaaattatatagaatgctgtatgatattttttag
- a CDS encoding cell cycle control protein cwf15, putative, whose protein sequence is MTTAHRPTWYNAIGGENQGGNRKVSQTVKVCSRDLPSHTKMKMRDLSDYVEDKTLIKNNLIKLENNNNNDTKTNKLLAIENIKKFTNQDYTNPFPEDEDDEINDFKSTKKKKKKKNLKIRNLDYSDTNKEEHTYNEKDEDDEDEDEDEDEDDDDEDDDDDDDDEDDDEEKELLRELENLKREKLEKLKKEKEEQEIMKNRKNNVLTNNPLINLEDSSDNEDSEQNIKKRKWTDEAIFRNTCKKKEKTISFINDTVRSAFHKKFLFKYIH, encoded by the exons atgactACAGCACATAGGCCTACGTGGTATAATGCTATAGGTGGAGAAAATCAAG gTGGTAATCGAAAAGTTAGTCAGACTGTTAAAGTTTGCAGTAGAGATTTGCCTAGTCATactaaaatgaaaatgagaGATTTAAGTGATTATGTAGAAGATAAAACTttgattaaaaataatttaattaaattagaaaataacaataataacgATACCAAGactaataaattattagctattgaaaatataaaaaaatttacaaatcAAGATTATACAAATCCTTTTCctgaagatgaagatgatgagattaatgattttaaatcaactaaaaaaaaaaaaaaaaaaaaaaatttaaaaataagaaatttagACTACAGTGATACTAATAAAGAGGAACATacatataatgaaaaagatgaaGATGATGAAGACGAAGAcgaagatgaagatgaagatgatgATGACGAagatgatgatgatgatgatgatgatgaagATGATGACGAAGAAAAAGAGTTACTGAGAGAActagaaaatttaaagagAGAAAAATtagagaaattaaaaaaagaaaaagaagaacaagaaataatgaaaaatagaAAGAATAATGTACTAACAAATAATCCTTTAATTAATTTAGAAGATAGTAGTGACAATGAAGATTCagaacaaaatataaaaaaaagaaaatggaCTGATGAAGCTATATTTAGAAATActtgcaaaaaaaaagaaaaaacaatttCTTTTATCAATGATACTGTTCGTAGTgcttttcataaaaaatttttatttaaatatatccaCTAA